The Episyrphus balteatus chromosome 3, idEpiBalt1.1, whole genome shotgun sequence genome segment aggatggttttgtatttaaatttgtatgaccgatatttttatattttagtgaaaacatttcttaaatcGTCGGCCAACACATACAAAAACAAAGCTTTATGAAAAAGATCACTTTTTTAACCTAAAATACACTAGATTACAAAACTTGCTTAGGTTGGACCTGGAAAACCTATGAATTTCGAAAGAAGATTctattacctttaatttgacaataatatttttaagctcTATCAGATGCACACCATTATAATGGCTCAAGACCatgattttcaattttgagAAGATTTTTCTCAGgaactaaaggaacttttgaaataaatgtttcataGATCAATAACTCTAATCTATAGAATTCCTTTCTTTCGTTCTATTTGATATAAAACCAaacccttaatttttaagaccttaaaacatccaacctaTAGAGAAGTGGGCTTGACCCATTATTTTTCCGAACGCTTCAATAGCTACTAATAGTCATCTTACACTTTATATTTGGGACCCTATTATGATTCGCGAGTCGAACGATTTGGGAAACACTCATATCGTGGTATTCCGATTATAAAACTAGGACAATCTACCTGCAATGCAGTCAAAATAAAGGAAACGatgtgaaaatataatttttaaaacgctAAATTGCTTATTAAAGAATCAATAATGGGGCCCTTGATATCCTTTCCCCCTAATTTCTTTCAATTgcttgatttgtttttttttctgtgattcaAGGGGATCATAACTCTCCCAATTTATCCACTTCACATTAGTGATCCGTTTGTGTTTCACCAAGTTGACTTCAGAAAGCTTCGGCAAGCTTccctgttttaattttttttttttttcatttctgaggCCATTTCATGTCCTACATCCAACTCCTTAAATTAATTGCTCAAcgatagaaattttgtttttaagttttttagaaaaaaaaaacaagtatacgccacagtgacctcaAATCGCTCGATTTTTCGCaaggaaattaaataaaagatatatattttgtttatacatCTCTTTCGTTCTCCTATTGAAAGtcaagttttgttttataaacatATTTCGAAAgtgaaagaataaataaaagagatctgtttttttttctaaatagtaataaatattttattaatatataattattgtgtCGTACATGTGTCcatttgttttttagaaaacaaatttttcccaCAATGAGTCATACAAAACGGCAGTTTTATAACGACGCCGCAAACCTCacttataaattattaaaattaatttgttatacaataattattaattggtgtataatttattattattcattctATTACTCTTTTATTCTTACATACTTTCGAtagatttttttatagataaaattgggaacaataaaagaaaaaaatacaaaaaaaaaaaaaaaatacgtatgaAAATactgaaatgaaaaataagaaatagaaacaaaatacaaatgtatataataaatgtaggtaggtatttagTCATTATTCACTTAACAtcttaatataaaaactttctCTTAACAAATtagaataatacaaaaaaaaaaaaaaaatctcgaatATATTAtgtaaatcaatattttgatcttaaaataaattcataataatattataatatatttgtatatatatatattttgtaataataattataaaaaaagtgttgtcattataagaaaaatgcacatttcTGCAAGGTAGCATAAAATAGATCGATAGATAGATTTGATAATTAAGAAGACCAAGGATGATATACATTCGTAGAGAATATTTAATTATTCAGACTCTGGCGAAGCTTATTTGGATCTTGATAGTGTGACGATACCATCGATGGATGCTGAGGTGGTGGGAAACAACGAACATGTTCAACATTCGAACCTTCACCATCGCCACTTTTAAGATATTTATTAAGAACAGCAAATACTTGAGAGTTGAGAACTTGGAAACGACGAATTCGATCAACCATTcgttttaatttctaaaaaagcaaagaaaaaatatttatataaaccttaggcaaaaaatcatgtttttaaatatttacaattcCATTGACATCTTGATCTTTTCCATCCACTCGTTGTATTCTTAAAATGTGATAACAAAAATCTAAAGCCTCGAAACGTCTCTGTTGTCCCAGTAGAACAATCATAGCGCAACCAGCCCAGTTCAGACCTTCGCCGAATAGCTCTTCAATTGTGTATTCGGTTCCTCTCACTGGAATGCAATAGACAAATTGCAAGGCTGACCAAAGACGATGGAATTCCGAGCATTCGTCAACATGAATAATTCCATTGGCTGGCGGTGGCCCCACCCACACAGGATCGTCCAAATAGCTTTTGATACGATTGAGGATGACTTCAAAAATGCTCAATCCACAACAGAGTCGTTCTCTGGTTAAAAGGTCACCCTCTCTGGCAATCATTGCTtgctgcaaaaaattaaatttattaaccaaTTTCTTATTAAAACTTGGTAAACTTACTTTAGCTGAACCAAGTTTTTCCACATTGGAGACAATTTGCAAATTCGCAAATTGAGCTTCTAATCGTTTTTGTTTGGCTTCAGGTTTTTCATTTTCTGTGAAATTGCAAGAACAACCAAGaataattcacattttttttttagaaaacaaagtAAATTTCCAAACAAACCTTTACAAAATGGTCTTgggaaaatattttggaaaagagCAGCATGCAACAAATCACAAACTTCTTCTTGTGATAGAGCTTGTTCAATTAGCAGGCAAAATATAACGCAATTTCCAAATTCTCGGAATGATTGGAAGAGTTCAGTTTTTGTGTCAGGATATTGCACAATGTCTGTTAAATGGGCCTGATAATAGCTTAACACACCCGGCGAACCATATTCACATCGTGGCAATTTACATGACTTTGGCATTGCACTCATAAGGGTTTTGGTAAATTGTAGTAGACTTCCCTGTATGAGAGGTTTGACGATATCTTTGAGAATGATGTCCATTACAACAGCAATTCCTTGATAGCCAAGTAGGCGGCACATTCCATGGAAGTGAGGGGCACCAACAAAACCAGCATATTGGCCGTATTGAGTTGAGTAAGCGGCATTCAGTTGTTTCGAACCCCACAAGTAATAGTGAGACATTTGTGGTGGTTTCTCACGCTGAATAGCTTGAGAGGAAGATAAATTGACTTTGCTGCGCACAAATCTGAAATTAGatgaaaacgtttttttttttttttgttaagaagacTAATAagttagtatttaaaaaaactcaCCTATTGGTTGCTGCATTGTAACaataatttgataagaaatcataGTTTAATTCGACAAAAACGTGTAACGTTATACGGCCGTATGGGGCGAGGACATTATGATTGGCTTCTTTAACCATTCCATCGAAATTATCCATTGCTAACCATTTACTTAACAGTTTATGGCATATACGGTTGGCTTCAAGTAGACCGTCTAATTCCTGCAATTCAAAAGATTAAAGATATGAAAATAGTTCAAATCAaacaattttactaattttacgATGAATAAGTTGAGAAAACATTCCTCGTGGTTGACAGTTTAACTAAAGCCTTAAACAATGCAAATAGTACCAGACTACTTTAGAAGAGATTTTACAAGtgctattcaaaaaaaaaagtgatatcACAGTTCCAGTTTTTTAAGCCTAgaacgcagctgaagcgaaacgaaatttttccatacaaaatttcgttaacgaaatcttgaacaaaattaatttagtttaatttttgctttaaaacttattttctgatgttttttcttgaattttttgatttgtatttttatttatttttgctttgcTATAATATCCGATGgaattttttgtcaacatgtTCGCCGTTGACTTTgaagacttcaaaatttttcgtttcgcttcagcttcgtactaggctttaattcgATTCCAAATCATAGATCGAAACTTATTAATACTAAAAATGTACAACAAAGGAGTGTCGACAAAGTTTGTAAACATTTTACAACTTTGAATTCAACGATTTCGCCAGTTGTCCTTGAAGTTCAGAGAGCAAAACATTAAATTCATCAATCAGTAGTACATGGATCAGGTAAAACCCATTTCGATCATAATTTTGTATGAAGTTATGATATTGAGGTTAAGGGCTATTGTGTTTTTTCTAGACGTTTTTAAGGATTCCCATAATGTAACCCTTTTTTGTCTTTAGGACCTTTTCCTTTTCCCAAGATcatagaatagaatttttttatacgCCTCGATTTATTTACACtccattaaataaatttcaagtCTTCATTAACGTcagaacaaatattttttttttaatcgaatcgCATCTCAGTGCATGACACTTTTTCGAAAGCAAAAACTCTCGAAAAGtcaaatttttccaaaataatgtcgaaaaaaaaaattgatatgctGAATACATTTGtacgcaaaacaataataaccgTCATTTTGGGTTGCTTAATGAAGTTCTTTAGTTTTGCCTTACACGGCTGTTCTGATTTCCGTTCGAGTTCTATTTTCTCccattttcaaatttaagcTGTTCCGAATTTtgtattcgaacacattttgcgaATTCATACATAGGTGTTTTGAAAAAGGAACGGACCTACAATCCGACAAATTTTTGACGTTTTCAATCCGGGTAGCAATTTGCTACCGGAAAACAATattctcaaacaaaaaagtcgaaTTAAAATCAGAACAACCGTTTTCAATCCGTACGGATTCAATTTTCGTTtccgttttcaaattcgaacgAATATTAGAAGTGCCGTAttagttattttttcatttaagaagttacttttttttataaaaatatgatgatttttgtttatttatttttataaaacaaaaaactttccaACTTACCACAATTCCAGTTATATCATTTGCTTCGAAACGAGAAATAGccaattcgatgctcttatgcATATTTGCATTAATACGTTGTGTAATAagtttatttaaatcaattgagcgtcctaaaaaacaaacaaaccaaaaacGTTAAACCAATTACAGTTAtttaaaatctttgaaaattttacttacCAAGTAACTGGACATGTCTTTGCTTCAATAAAGTTTCATAACGATTATTTCTTGGATACGATTGAAAATTAAATCCAAGAACTTCACATTCCAAGCGGAATCGCTTATCCAAAAACatactaagaaaaaaatatcattcattttaaaataaataggttttttttttaaactataacaAACCTTCCAGCTAATTGTTTATAATGAGCAAATATTTGTTCACTCAGTTTATACACAAATTGATCAAAGCACAAGTTAACTTCAGCCTCGACTTCATCGTATAAAAACTGTTTACGGAAGACAGTCAGCGCATAGTGTGCTGAATCGTTGTACAAATCCAATGGATATAAAACGAAtctatcaaacaaacaaacgacaattgaatttaaagaaataaaataatcattATAAACTCACTCCATCATAGATGGCTCCTTCGTTTGCAATATATGATCCGTTAATATCCAAGGCATCGACATTTCAATAGGGAACTGAATTCGCTTCTCCATTGTTATCAAATCTTTGCATTCCTCGTTGTGTTGATGACGAACCAGACATTTGTTCACTTTCCTTCCCATGGTCATTTCCAGATAGAACTCTCGATACCAAAGTTGTGATAAATCGCAACACTTTTGCAATGTGTCACTGAAATTCAGCAAATAACTCCAGTAGAACGAAGTCTTATGGAACGAATCAATTTGCATCAAGCAATTGCCATCGATGTCCTTGCGAAGGGTCCTTTTGCCACCACTTTTATCGGCGATAAGAGACTCCAACATGGTTCGCACCATGTAGAGTTGTGTCGATGATGGACCAACATTCAAACGTGGCACATGGATGCGAAAACCTCCATCGGGATCTTTCTTTCCCTTGGAAGCTGGATCATCAGATGGTTCATAGCCTTTTTGCCAATCGGATGAGGTCTCTCTCACTGACATTATGATACTTCTGATgagatcttttttgtttttaacggCCTTTCGTAACGGTTCTCGGAGTGTCAACTGAACAAAGTCTTGCAGTTCCGAATAGATATTTCGGCGTATAGCTTCACACAAAACGGTCTCTATACGAGCCATAAGGACTTGGAGTCCCTTTATCATGGCAATAACTTCAATTAGAGCAAACTTCTCCTCGGATGTATAATTATAACGAGTAGCTCGTTCATACTCTTCCGCTTCAACGGGACATTCTTTATTCTGATGATGATCGGTTGGATGAAGCAACTTCCACGAGTACAATTCCGTTACTACACTTGTCCACTCTGAGAGCAATTGCAAGCCCCGCAAAGCCAAATCTGAAGTGCAACGATTTTCAAGATCAGAAGGATTTTCCTTCACAGTTGTTGTCACCTCATTTGTGTATCGAGCCAGCTCGGATATATACTTAACATGATCTTCTCGAATTTGTGGCAAATGTACCATCAAATCGGCCTGTGGACTGGTTGCTGTGGAGCTTGAAAGTGGCCATTTACTGGCATCAAAGTGTTTGCTGCgtttaatataattaaatggAGCAATTTGCATGTCCCCAAAGAGTGGGACAACTtctagatttttgaaaatacgaTCAATTCTATCCAAGCGGATCTTTTTCTTCTGATCCAATTTGTTGATATTGCAACCATCTGAGTCCATCAAAAAGAGACCAAAGCCCATGACTTTAACAAGCATATGCTTTTCTTCGggagttaaatacatttttgtttcgaACATATGTACACAGATGTTTACTACATCTGAAAGTAAATCCTCATAGCCGGGGATTTTTTCGAGAGTGTCTTTGACAGTGTCtcgaattttattttgtgttgccAAGAACATTGATAGATTTTGAGATTCTTGCAATGTATGAGAATCGGACATGACTTTTAGAAATTGAGCAGCCCTTCGGTATGTACTATAGTCATTTTTCACACTCGATTTCATGTTTTTCAATTCATCAAGAACTGCAAACATGTTGATGAATTTTCCCAAGGTTAGAAGGTATGCTTCGGAGACAAAATCTTTGCGTTTCTCTGCATGACATAAGCGTTTAACTTCGCCGGAGAATGCGTCAATAGCTTTGCGctgcaaataaaaacatatatttttaattttaatatgaaaaatttattgGCACAATTTCTAACAATTATATGTtaaacagaattttgtaaaatttgagtTTTATGGAAGTCCTCCGTTTTCGCATGATGCAATGTCCATGCCTGATCTAAATGGATCCCGAGGGTTATCATATAATGCAATAGATTGCATTTGAGATTaagaattgaatttttgttaatcgatagataaatgtgttACAAGAATGGAATACGagtaggttttaaaaaaaattcttacaaatttcaaaactaaggtATGAACGGTTTTCTAAAACAAAGGCATGATATAAGCCTTAAAAACAGTGATTGTTATGCGTTGAAGAAGTTTTACCAatggaaatttaataaaaaaaaattagaatttttttctaacgcgctagattttgaatattttgatatatgattttttgttttaaacctaTTTTTGGCGGTTTTTATTCATGCTTTCTATCCCAATTGCAACGTTGGTaccaaaattccaaactggaacaTCAAAATTCAGCtgtggaaattttttcatacaattaaccgtaccgctaccgcatgtacccttcggtgtggccaagcctttataggTTTGACTATTGCccatcaattttgaaaatttaaaaaaaaaatttggttataatgatttttcattcaaataaattaaaataattcattGGCATATTTGTTCACTTTTCGTAATTACAAGATtctaaagaaaatcaaattttttttattcattttatcatatttttgtttgaataaaataaaacagctGTGTCTGACAGTTTTCACTTACTTGCTCTACCtcaaaagtaggagcagaaaaacttgaactaaaCTGTCATGGAACACAAATTGACAGTTTGTAGAACAGTTTGGGGCAAAGTTTTCTTTCATGGAACACACAAACTTGTACTTTTTGgatcttttctgttcttttctgtgcggatccgatttattaaacagacctattaattgattatttgtatttatttaaacaataatcaattgtttttgaaggtTCAAATATgtaaaagtttagaaaaaaatgttctctgtaaacaaataaataaaaaacttttgtttatccttagccatcatttgccttttttttaatagaaaaaaaaaacacccttttaatcaTGATGTTCTTATAGACACTATAGATTCTTACTTTCAATCTCAAAACTAACGCAATTGCTGAATTTTAATAgactattattattaaaatgtactttgttttgttcaataaaCCCACTTTATCAATCCTTTggcctgctttatctaaaaccttcatccagaatttttttaatttaacatgtttttcaaatcggttgcggctatattttacctgttgttAATTATActctacaaacaattttgttaattttttgttacctTCTCTCCCTCCCTCCTTTCCACAAAAAACACCCATCACCTAATTTTTGTATAGGTTCTTTTGATCCAAGGTTCTTATTCCAAAAGCAAACTCTTTGCGGAGTTTCATGTGGGAGCGGGTCAAAActctgaattttgaattttttaaattctgccagcattatatttcaACCAAATaataagcagaattttgtaaagcagaattttgatactggcagaattttgactaCAACACGTTTCATGACGGTTTTATTTACAAGAACTATAAACGAAAACTATTTGTTGTTGCCTGATGAAGAGTGTATTTACGCTCAAAACGTTGTAACcatataaaaatcttttattgGAGCCTGCATTcaagtttttcatatatttataccAAAAGCTGAAATCCGTTTTAAGAagccattttgtaaaaaaaaacttgaatacaaTGGGGCAAATTCATATTCGTTTTTAGACTGCAGTTTATCTTAGACTGAGGTTTATCCAATGTTCTTTGTATAAgataaactccagtctttctTAGTAGCAACTTAGACAGCGTCTACGAATATCGCTGACTGAGaactataatgttctatgttCTAATGTTCATAGAACATTAtagttctcagccagcgatatggCAAAATATAATCGTGAATTGTGAtgtaagtatttaatttttttttatatttgaggctatgagaacaatagtagcccactttttttttttgttaaaatgagttttttataaaaatgagtttCTTAATATATATCTAATACATAAAATAGATTTATGGacaaaaaaagtgttgttttaaaaaaccctATCTCTTAAATCTCTCGTAGctgaaaacttaattttatgaCCTACGCCACTATTGTTTTCATAGCCTCATTTAGTAATATActaaaggaaaagaaaaaaaaaaagtgtattgaGTTTTTAGTTCACAAAAGTCTAGTCTTTGCCTTGACCTTCTATATCTAAGAAA includes the following:
- the LOC129914630 gene encoding cytoplasmic FMR1-interacting protein isoform X1; translation: MSNPPTRTKLQNTMTEKITLADALSNVEVLDELSLPDEQPCIEAQPCSIIYKANFDTNFEDRNGFVTGVAKYIEEATTHANLNVLLDEGQKHAVMLYTWRCCSRAIPQPKSNEQPNRVEIYEKTVEVLAPEVNKLLNFMYFQRKAIDAFSGEVKRLCHAEKRKDFVSEAYLLTLGKFINMFAVLDELKNMKSSVKNDYSTYRRAAQFLKVMSDSHTLQESQNLSMFLATQNKIRDTVKDTLEKIPGYEDLLSDVVNICVHMFETKMYLTPEEKHMLVKVMGFGLFLMDSDGCNINKLDQKKKIRLDRIDRIFKNLEVVPLFGDMQIAPFNYIKRSKHFDASKWPLSSSTATSPQADLMVHLPQIREDHVKYISELARYTNEVTTTVKENPSDLENRCTSDLALRGLQLLSEWTSVVTELYSWKLLHPTDHHQNKECPVEAEEYERATRYNYTSEEKFALIEVIAMIKGLQVLMARIETVLCEAIRRNIYSELQDFVQLTLREPLRKAVKNKKDLIRSIIMSVRETSSDWQKGYEPSDDPASKGKKDPDGGFRIHVPRLNVGPSSTQLYMVRTMLESLIADKSGGKRTLRKDIDGNCLMQIDSFHKTSFYWSYLLNFSDTLQKCCDLSQLWYREFYLEMTMGRKVNKCLVRHQHNEECKDLITMEKRIQFPIEMSMPWILTDHILQTKEPSMMEFVLYPLDLYNDSAHYALTVFRKQFLYDEVEAEVNLCFDQFVYKLSEQIFAHYKQLAGSMFLDKRFRLECEVLGFNFQSYPRNNRYETLLKQRHVQLLGRSIDLNKLITQRINANMHKSIELAISRFEANDITGIVELDGLLEANRICHKLLSKWLAMDNFDGMVKEANHNVLAPYGRITLHVFVELNYDFLSNYCYNAATNRFVRSKVNLSSSQAIQREKPPQMSHYYLWGSKQLNAAYSTQYGQYAGFVGAPHFHGMCRLLGYQGIAVVMDIILKDIVKPLIQGSLLQFTKTLMSAMPKSCKLPRCEYGSPGVLSYYQAHLTDIVQYPDTKTELFQSFREFGNCVIFCLLIEQALSQEEVCDLLHAALFQNIFPRPFCKENEKPEAKQKRLEAQFANLQIVSNVEKLGSAKQAMIAREGDLLTRERLCCGLSIFEVILNRIKSYLDDPVWVGPPPANGIIHVDECSEFHRLWSALQFVYCIPVRGTEYTIEELFGEGLNWAGCAMIVLLGQQRRFEALDFCYHILRIQRVDGKDQDVNGIKLKRMVDRIRRFQVLNSQVFAVLNKYLKSGDGEGSNVEHVRCFPPPQHPSMVSSHYQDPNKLRQSLNN
- the LOC129914630 gene encoding cytoplasmic FMR1-interacting protein isoform X2 gives rise to the protein MTEKITLADALSNVEVLDELSLPDEQPCIEAQPCSIIYKANFDTNFEDRNGFVTGVAKYIEEATTHANLNVLLDEGQKHAVMLYTWRCCSRAIPQPKSNEQPNRVEIYEKTVEVLAPEVNKLLNFMYFQRKAIDAFSGEVKRLCHAEKRKDFVSEAYLLTLGKFINMFAVLDELKNMKSSVKNDYSTYRRAAQFLKVMSDSHTLQESQNLSMFLATQNKIRDTVKDTLEKIPGYEDLLSDVVNICVHMFETKMYLTPEEKHMLVKVMGFGLFLMDSDGCNINKLDQKKKIRLDRIDRIFKNLEVVPLFGDMQIAPFNYIKRSKHFDASKWPLSSSTATSPQADLMVHLPQIREDHVKYISELARYTNEVTTTVKENPSDLENRCTSDLALRGLQLLSEWTSVVTELYSWKLLHPTDHHQNKECPVEAEEYERATRYNYTSEEKFALIEVIAMIKGLQVLMARIETVLCEAIRRNIYSELQDFVQLTLREPLRKAVKNKKDLIRSIIMSVRETSSDWQKGYEPSDDPASKGKKDPDGGFRIHVPRLNVGPSSTQLYMVRTMLESLIADKSGGKRTLRKDIDGNCLMQIDSFHKTSFYWSYLLNFSDTLQKCCDLSQLWYREFYLEMTMGRKVNKCLVRHQHNEECKDLITMEKRIQFPIEMSMPWILTDHILQTKEPSMMEFVLYPLDLYNDSAHYALTVFRKQFLYDEVEAEVNLCFDQFVYKLSEQIFAHYKQLAGSMFLDKRFRLECEVLGFNFQSYPRNNRYETLLKQRHVQLLGRSIDLNKLITQRINANMHKSIELAISRFEANDITGIVELDGLLEANRICHKLLSKWLAMDNFDGMVKEANHNVLAPYGRITLHVFVELNYDFLSNYCYNAATNRFVRSKVNLSSSQAIQREKPPQMSHYYLWGSKQLNAAYSTQYGQYAGFVGAPHFHGMCRLLGYQGIAVVMDIILKDIVKPLIQGSLLQFTKTLMSAMPKSCKLPRCEYGSPGVLSYYQAHLTDIVQYPDTKTELFQSFREFGNCVIFCLLIEQALSQEEVCDLLHAALFQNIFPRPFCKENEKPEAKQKRLEAQFANLQIVSNVEKLGSAKQAMIAREGDLLTRERLCCGLSIFEVILNRIKSYLDDPVWVGPPPANGIIHVDECSEFHRLWSALQFVYCIPVRGTEYTIEELFGEGLNWAGCAMIVLLGQQRRFEALDFCYHILRIQRVDGKDQDVNGIKLKRMVDRIRRFQVLNSQVFAVLNKYLKSGDGEGSNVEHVRCFPPPQHPSMVSSHYQDPNKLRQSLNN